The DNA segment ATCAGATGGTCCGCGATGCCCCGGATCGGGTTCATCAATTGCCGTTCATGATCGATTCCATCCTGTACCGGACGATCAATCGCCAGTGGATGCCGCCGGCGCGTCTCGGTAAAGCGCCGGTTCAGGACCGTGTCGTTCGCGTCGAGGAACAGCAGCGCCGGATCGAGATCCTCGCGTGCCCGCAGCGCCGCCATGAGCCGGCCGAATCGCTCGGCGCTGAACGCGCGGGTGCGGCAGTCCACTCCGACGGCGACGGCACCGGGCGCTTCATCGTCGCCCGTGGGCTGGACCAGGTTGGGCACCAGCGACAGCGGAACGTTGTCCACTGCCTCGTATCCCAGGTCTTCCAATGCCTTGAGCGCCGAGCTCTTGCCGGCCCCGGACAATCCCGTCACCAGCACGACGCGCGTGTTTCCCGTTGGTCCGGTCATGAACCAGACTCGCGGCACCGCCGGACGGCCAGCCTTATCTTGGCGGCTGCCGACACCTCGAACGGCGCAACCCTGATCACGGGCAGTCTGATGGCGCCGGCCCCGTCGATCAGCGCGGTTTCCGGCTCGGGCATCCTCTCGATGGCCGACGGCTCGACCAGATCGACGATCAGGCCGACCGCGGAGTCCGAACTGCAGGGCAATCGCACGAGGCCGAGCCCACGGACTTCCATCATGCCCCGAATAGTCGACGGCGCGCTGGCCAGAACACGCCCGTCCTGGATTTCGATATGGGTGTAATCGTCGCTGACCAGCGCCGCGCCTTCGTCGATCAGACGCAGCGCCAGATCCGACTTGCCGCCGCCCGACGGTGCCCGGAGCAATACTCCAATGCCGTCGATCGAGACACACGTGGCGTGGACCGTGCTCATGCGATTTCTGTTGGCGTCTTGTCTGGACGCGCGGCCCGCTGCTGAATCCCGACCGCAGGCAGGGTAATGGTGAAGCGCGCGCCCATGCTGGGGCCGACCGGTCCTTCGGGGCTGTAGCGGTTTTCCGCGCGGATCGACCCGTCATGGACGGCGACGATCTGGCGGCAGATGTTGAGGCCCAGACCCGAATGGCTTCCGAACGCCTCTGTTTCCGGCCGTTCGGAATAGAAACGCTGGAATATCTCCTCCACGCGTTCCTCTGGAATGCCAGGACCTTCGTCATCCACATAGATGAAGATGGTGTCGCGGTTCCGGCGGACGGTGATGGTGATCAGGCCCGCGGGCGGGCTGAAGGAGATGGCATTGTCGATCAGGTTGCGCATGACCTGCCCAAGATGGCTCTCGATCCCGTATACCACCAGATTGGACCCGTCCACGTCCAGTTGGATCCGCGGCGTTCCCTTGCGGAGCGTCTGGCCCTTTTCATCGGTGGTCTGGTAGATGCCGATGATCGCCTTCATCATCTTGGGGATGTCGATGGGCTCCATGTCGGCGCGGAGCAGTTCGGCATCGAGGCGCGATGCGTTCGAGATGTCGCTGATCAGGCGGGTGAGCCGGTCGATATCATGCTTGATGATGTGCAGCAGCTTCGCCTTGTGATCGGGGTTCTGTGTGCGCTCCATGGTCTCGACCGCGCTGCGTAGCGAGGTGAGCGGGTTCTTCACCTCGTGCGCCACGTCGGCCGCGAAACCCTCGATGGTATCGATGCGCCGGTAGAGCGCCTGGGTCATGTCGCGCAGGGCACGCGACAGGTCACCGACTTCGTCCCGGCGCCGGGTAAAATCGGGCACCACGGCATCCCGGCCGCGTCCCTGCCGGACCGTGTGCGCGAAGGCGGCCAGCCGCTGGACGGGCCGCGCGATGGTGCCGGCCAGCAGGAAAGACAGCAGCACGGTGACCGACAGGGCGACGAGGAAGATTTCCAGGATCGCGAGCCGTTCCTGCCGGACCACTTCCTCGATCTCGGTGGTCTCCGCCGACACCAGCAGGGCGGCCAGCACATGCCGGAAATGCTCGACGGGGACGGCCACCGTCAGCACGAGCGAGCGGTCGGCCTTCACCCTGACCGCCTGCGAGGCTTCTCCCGTCAGGGCCGTGAGGACTTCGGGATAGTCGGCGGCCGTCTGGTCGTAGCGCTCTTCATAACGCGGGTAATTGGGGTCCGATGACATGGCGCGGATCATCATCGCCTTGAGGCGGGACCACGCGGCCTTCAGGCTGAAACCCTTGTCCTGTTCACCTGGCGGTGGCAGGGGGATGGTGACGACCTGGGTCGACGGATTCAGCTTGCGGGTGTCGAGGGCCATGGTGCCGTCGACCTGAAACAGCCGGACGCGGTCGGTCCGGTCCGCGGACAGCCGGCGCAGCAGAGACGCGGCATCTTCCATGGCCAGCTGGCCGGTCTCGGTCTCACTCCCCGCCGTTTCGCCGAGCGCGCCCGCCAGCATCTCGGCCTGGCTGCGCAGCGCCGACATGCGGGTCTCGATCAGTCCCGTGCGATACTGGTTCACATAGAGAATGCCGCCGACCAGCACGGCCAAGCCGATAACGTTGAGGAGCAGGATTCTGCCGGTAAGCCCCGAAAACGGCAGCCGCCGGTAGCCATGCGACGGCGTCGCCACGCGGCTCCTGGAGCGCCAGTTGAATTTTCGGATCCGCATCGGCCGCCCCCTCGGCCGACGCCGTCAGGTCTTTTCCTCGGCGTACCGGTACCCGATACCGTACAGGGTCTCGATCCCGGAAAAGTTGTCGTCGATCTCGCGGAATTTCTTGCGCAGACGCTTGATGTGGCTGTCGATGGTCCGGTCATCCACATAGACCTGGTCGTCATAGGCCGCGTCCATCAGCTGGTCGCGGGTCTTGACGTGGCCCGGCCGGGTCGCGAGCGCCTGCAGGATCAGGAATTCGGTTACGGTGAGCGTCACCTGCTTCTCGTCCCAGGTGCAGCTGTGGCGCCCCGGATCCATCACCAGCTTGCCGCGCACCATGACCTTGTCGCTGGCCGGAGCGACCGAGCGGCCCTCGGCGCGGCGCAGGATGGCGCGAATACGTTCGATCAGAAGCCGCTGAGAGAATGGCTTGCGGATATAGTCGTCGG comes from the Iodidimonas sp. SYSU 1G8 genome and includes:
- a CDS encoding HPr kinase/phosphatase C-terminal domain-containing protein; translated protein: MSTVHATCVSIDGIGVLLRAPSGGGKSDLALRLIDEGAALVSDDYTHIEIQDGRVLASAPSTIRGMMEVRGLGLVRLPCSSDSAVGLIVDLVEPSAIERMPEPETALIDGAGAIRLPVIRVAPFEVSAAAKIRLAVRRCRESGS
- a CDS encoding response regulator transcription factor, with the protein product MAPTIALVDDDRNILTSVGMALEAEGLTVRTYTDGTSALAALTTQPADLAVLDVKMPRMDGMELLQKLRRVTDMPVIFLTSKDEEIDEVLGLKLGADDYIRKPFSQRLLIERIRAILRRAEGRSVAPASDKVMVRGKLVMDPGRHSCTWDEKQVTLTVTEFLILQALATRPGHVKTRDQLMDAAYDDQVYVDDRTIDSHIKRLRKKFREIDDNFSGIETLYGIGYRYAEEKT
- a CDS encoding sensor histidine kinase, translated to MRIRKFNWRSRSRVATPSHGYRRLPFSGLTGRILLLNVIGLAVLVGGILYVNQYRTGLIETRMSALRSQAEMLAGALGETAGSETETGQLAMEDAASLLRRLSADRTDRVRLFQVDGTMALDTRKLNPSTQVVTIPLPPPGEQDKGFSLKAAWSRLKAMMIRAMSSDPNYPRYEERYDQTAADYPEVLTALTGEASQAVRVKADRSLVLTVAVPVEHFRHVLAALLVSAETTEIEEVVRQERLAILEIFLVALSVTVLLSFLLAGTIARPVQRLAAFAHTVRQGRGRDAVVPDFTRRRDEVGDLSRALRDMTQALYRRIDTIEGFAADVAHEVKNPLTSLRSAVETMERTQNPDHKAKLLHIIKHDIDRLTRLISDISNASRLDAELLRADMEPIDIPKMMKAIIGIYQTTDEKGQTLRKGTPRIQLDVDGSNLVVYGIESHLGQVMRNLIDNAISFSPPAGLITITVRRNRDTIFIYVDDEGPGIPEERVEEIFQRFYSERPETEAFGSHSGLGLNICRQIVAVHDGSIRAENRYSPEGPVGPSMGARFTITLPAVGIQQRAARPDKTPTEIA